The following proteins are encoded in a genomic region of Leptolyngbya boryana PCC 6306:
- a CDS encoding ArdC-like ssDNA-binding domain-containing protein encodes MDTATTTKKQGETFDIYQEVTNAIIEAIEAGVGRWRMPWYSITELPRNIDSQKDYRGINTLMLWCQSIRRGYLSPEWGTYKQWAEQKTQVRKGEKSTLVVFWKVIDRDDKPDADEAAMLKAKLWSVSKFSSLVDTGFSMQNKWMAMTLDQR; translated from the coding sequence ATGGATACTGCAACTACAACAAAAAAACAAGGAGAAACCTTTGATATTTATCAGGAGGTAACAAACGCGATTATTGAAGCGATCGAAGCTGGGGTAGGGCGGTGGAGGATGCCGTGGTACTCCATTACGGAACTCCCTCGCAACATTGATAGTCAAAAAGACTATCGTGGCATCAACACGCTTATGCTCTGGTGTCAGTCTATTCGACGAGGGTATTTATCACCCGAATGGGGGACATACAAACAGTGGGCTGAACAGAAGACACAGGTTCGCAAGGGTGAAAAATCCACATTGGTAGTCTTTTGGAAGGTAATCGATCGAGATGACAAGCCGGATGCGGATGAAGCAGCGATGTTGAAAGCAAAACTGTGGTCGGTAAGCAAGTTCTCTTCGCTCGTGGATACAGGGTTTTCAATGCAGAACAAGTGGATGGCTATGACCTTGGATCAGCGCTGA